tatgtacggtttattatttaaaatactttcatatatcaattttttttaagtaggcAGGGAAtaggaaataacatttttatgttgttACGCAcgaatataacattattacgTATACtgactattatttaataaactatgtAACAATACGTTGGTATACGAAATAATGCGCATGCATACGTACAAAACCAACATCTTTACATATAATTGAGTTTTAAAACTGTGTTCCGTATACGTAACGATGCGCATGTACATAACGTAGCATGTGCACGTAGTGTAGACATAACTAGCACGTAGTCGTACGCATGCAGAAACCCCAAGCCCCGAGACTCCGACCACGCCCCCTCCCGAGCGGCAAGAGACGCCACGCCCGTCCACCTCGAAACAGACGCCCGTTAAACCCGCACGCCTTTCCAGTGAGTACACCTGATTAACTGGACGTACATGTTGATTCAAATTGTCGTTTTTATAAGGGTTATTCTTACAGATAAAAGAACAATAAGGAAATAGTCAAGATCTATTTATAGAACATAGATTTCTGAATGTTTAGCATGAAACAGAATTTTACTTGtgtgaattttgtttttatttctattttttacgAAGCTATATGCCACCAATTAGATAAAGGATATATAGTAAACATTCAATAACATAAttctgttattataattatggtGTTTGAAAGGTAatcctttatttttttatctaggtattttatgaaaaaataaattaacctgTTTGAATCAATACTGTACGTGAACGTTGAGAAATAACATAGTAATCATTTATAAGTATGTAGTTAGAACGTGATTACTGATGACTAATGTTTTAGAAGCatgctattttaacaaatgtgTTTTCTGGTGTACTGGTATCATATAGTGAGCATGTAaatgcttttgttttattttgctgCGACGCAGTGTTGTTTTTATGTTGCTTTGAATtacgtttttttgttttttttctccTCCCTACCTTTCACTCTgtcctttataaaatatttcgaaCCATTGACTTCTGACATTCATATTCCTACTTAAACCTGACTCCCTACGGCCGCATCCCTCCCATCACTTGAAATAGCACCCGGAACGAGCTCGACACCGgtcacgccgtcgacttctgGTAAGGTGAAGTCTCGGTCGCGAAGCAAGTCGCCGTTCCGAAGCTTCCGTTGGAAAGCCGCTAAGAAACTGCTCACTGGAACGCACCATAGTGATGATGAAGGTACCCctggtaataataattgtggaTGAACCAATGGAAAAAAACTAAGCTCTTCACCGTTAAATGAAGTGAAAGcaaatttttctaaatatgtaCATACCTAACGTATACGTGTACAATATACGTACACGTCATCCACAATTGTACGTTACCACAAATTGTCTGCGTCTGCGACGAATGCTTTGTGTGCTGTTTGTTTGTTGAGCGCATGATCATGAATTATGTACACATATGTACATTATGTTgtgcattaataaaatactatctAGAAAACAGAGTTTCATTTGAGTAGGTTCACATAACGACGTATCAAACCACACGTGATAGTTTTAAGGACATATTCCGTGATAGAGTGTGTAATCGATTTAAGTAATTCGCGTCTTGCAATATGGTTTTTAGTTTAGTAGTAGGCTTTCAGGATAGTTCTTGTAAGCCTATTAAGATTTACAGGGCTCCTCGAATGCTTAGTAAAACCTGTGTCTATGTCCAGAGGGAGCAAGTCCCGGAGGTGAGGATGAAGGTGTCGAAGGCATGTTGGTCCGCAAACACGAGTGGGAATCCGCCGCTAAGCGTGCATcaaacaggttaggtttgggaacatatatttaacacgtattatgaattaaaacaCTACCTCTACTAGAAAGGCTTTATTGCCCATTAAGATACATTGTGAACGAAACAGTTGAAGTAacgttttttaaatgaaaaatatgcaATATGGAAGACTAGATacatatctattattattatatttttgactatgaaTTATATTCTATAGATAATATACTTTACTATAGTATACTATAGATATATgactttttttactttactttagtATCTCAcggtaatatattattatttattttattaaattaaatgttgatACTTCAGATCGTGGGACAAGGTGTACGTAGTAGCAAAGGATGGGCGTATGTCCTTCTACAAGGACGCGAAGGCCTACAAGGCGGCGCCGGAACAACACTGGCGCGGAGAGGCACCCTTGGATCTTAACGGTGCTGTTGTGGAGCAGGCTGCCAACTACACTAAGAAGAAGCATGTCTTCCGTCTAAGGTATGTACTGTAATACACATacagttaaataatgtataaagatGATTCTAGTTGCCCCTTCTGAAAGGTAGTTCTTTGTGGAGAAGAATGAGCAAGAAAATtagttatgaataatattttgacgTCCCACAGGTTATCGAACGGCGCGGAGTTCCTCCTTCAAGCCCACGACGAGTCGGAGATGTCGGGTTGGGTGGACGCCCTGCGCTCGCGCACCGCGGCCCCCGCGCCCCGCTCTCATACGCTGCCCGCCCCGACCCAGGCCGAGCCCAAGCGGCGCTCCTTCTTCACGCTCAAGAAGAAGTCAGTCGCCACGCTCACCTACCTTTTCTCGCCATAGCATGCGCCTCACCACACGTCTGTACACACTTTACGGGGACAGCTTTCCGCCCGAACACCATTTCCATCTCTTTCAACTCTACACTACTACCACACCAACATACACACACCACAATTTTAAACTTGAATTTCACCCTTAATTCAGCACGAATGTAACCATTGAttttagggagcgttcaagtattacgtctcGCAATTTTTGGGAATTCTTAAcaatcccccccccccccccatgaaatgCCGCCGTAgcgttttctgtatccaataacatccaaaacgtttcgtgaccacccccagtgcctctttatacctaaaacttaccattatcgaattattaataatggattatggtgtaaagtactggaaagtggaaaataatattatcaataacgagtaattcaatccccgccccgcatcgtaacgttttacaagagaacagacccccccccccccaaattcgttCAGTAATAtgtacttgaacgctcccttatcACTAGTAGACTCAcactcttatatttttttaatgaaatgttcTTTTGACTGGGACAATCTTAAACAAGACTAGCCTAATTTTAGTGTAGTAAAcccttataaaactaaaccgGTCAAAAACActgttatttaaagtattctttgtctctttctgtcaaattgtgtttacgctgtgattaAAAGGGACAGTTTTTTGTGAATGAGTTCgcaatttgtaaataattagcCTTAAAGTTTATAGAATAACTATACATTTGGTTTAAGcacacaaataaacaattgcaTGATATACTAACAACTACTAACCTTTGCATGCTGCTGCAATTAtactaacaattatttttaattctatgtccctattaaatattttaaaatttataattcatttaattaatgaatataaaaaataatttatcgttAGTCTTGAAACTAAATGCATGTGATTAttgacatattatatttagtttttttaaataaccgCTTTCGCTGGTTTACAAATAACTATATGACGAGTATAGTGACCGTTTCcgaagattaaaaaaaaccttgaaTTTAACTCCATTTTGATTTACTATATAGCTCTTAATATCTCAACGGTTCAAGGTCACAAACAACGACAACCGTTCTCCAGAAATATTaagattacattaatttttaaaccataaatatgttaagaaaacactttttaaacggtttgtattgatattataaacttataattatttacattattttaaattttccgacgtttcgcgtgctttacagcgtgcgtggtcacggtgactgaagacaaaaggtgtcaaaagtatcaaagctgtagagaaagttgtgttatctgtatttctCTTTCGTTCGTACGTAATACATTcgtacataacttcaatccgtttaaaacgTGTTTTCTTTATGTGTAAAAGCGATGTTAACATAAGACAATACCattaatatgcttaaattgtACTATCTTATGAATTCTTGCCtatgaattaaaatagatttttgggAGCGGTCACTAGATacctgattttttttttattaaaaaattgttttgtttacagCTAAACTCGTGTGCAGAGACAGCCGTAGCCTCACACGTTTCTCATTAGACCCGCGTCCCCCCGTACTGAGTGCGAACACGTACACGTACAAGCACGCCCGCGTACGTTTCCGGGACGCCGCATTTCTCACGACGCTTGCTGCCGTAAGCTTTGCTAATGAAGAAATCGTGAGCGGCCCTTTCTcacaatttgttattattttgttgcGTACAAATACGTTAAGACTGTTCGTGAGTGTCTGAATATTTCCCTCGATCGAGACCCACCCCTTTCGTATAATTGTTGTCacttactattttaaatatgacgttaaaaaaatctaaatacgACACTATTTATTCGAACTTAGCGTAATTCagatgataatttatttatataatatattggaaattaatatatatataatatattcatttgaACTAGAATTGTATTAACAGCTTGATGATTTATCACATTGACCAATAATTTATGGACGGAATTAATTGCATTTGTGGATGGATAtggcatttaacattttatccCAGTTTTATCGTTTGACGGCTCGTTGGATGTATGAGCTACGTATGTTAGGAATAATTTCCAATAATAAAGTGTCTTCTAGTACTTCGACgtcgttatatttatatggatTTCATAGATTTATTGCGTGTAGACTAGATGGTAGTCGGAAAGCGAGCGACGTCGGAGTATGTCTTATAATTGTAAGTACGCTTTGCCTGCGCTTCTATTAacgtattatttctttatttaactgccatttttttcacaaattgttattttatcttatacgTATCACCTTATTAGATTTACTATCACATTTTAGTTTACGTAATATTGTATAGATTGCGCGCGGTGTCGCCGCTTCAACGCAGGCGCATtacgtttaaatattttatttttaaattttacttttttgaggaaatataataaacgatGTTTTCAAATAGTtgtgtgttttatttgttaatataagttGGTCTACACGTACAACGGAACAAATTGCGGAAACTTGAGTCCATTTCCCaaccttttacttgaaactggcataaagtcaaaactattgcaaactatatttaaaaaaaacttgagtCCTCAAAATTTGGTTATGGCAATTGGAAAACAGTTAccttatcattatttaataagaatagCCTGTCTTTCATACTATTAAAGAGTAGCCCCACGAAATAATAGTATGAAAGGCTTATGTggatgtcgcagccaactagctgaataagccgttcaattaacagcctagtcTCTACTATATATCGCCGTTTAACTATCCGCCTAAATTATATTCAGCCATTTGTTCAAAAAGCTAGACAAATGACTTGAATCGATGACGTTACATTACTTGCCTGTCCTGTTCATTTCAATTTAGTTCCACTTTCTGCTTCCTACTCTAAACTGTCAATAAAGCGTCAATACACAACAAATTTGATGATGTTTTCCAAAGTTGaattacaaattgtatgaaagCATCTAGTGAAACTAAGAGTAAGCGTAATGACTAATAatccattttaaatatattaaataaacactttCTAGAATTCagataaaattgaaattgaataaaaagttgttatggaagagctgggaactGTGTGTTAAACGTAAAAGGGTTTGCAAATGTTACTCATTAAAATGCCTTGCTATAACATaagataaattgtataattgctATTTCGTAAGATTTACcttgttttgaaataaattttcttgagCCACTGAGCCAaacactaaatataataatcaacgtaatacaatgattttttttatcaaataaataggATGTGACTTTTGGGTCAGATATTCCATGTCAATATAATCTCTAAGTACTCGATATCTCACGGAGATAAAACTTTCTCATCGATAACAGTTCTATTTAGTTTGTTAAACGAAAATGTGgggaataatattatatacggGATTATTCACAATCAGCGTCTCATCGATGAGTTCAAGGATTATAGACGGAGAACAGAGTGAACGCAATTCAAGACCGTATCAAGTAAGTACGtactaaaattacttaatgtGTTATTATCAGCCTAAACCTTATTTCCCATGATCCCATCATATCTCTTTCGTAATAACTCTATTGAGAGTAGGCAGTCTTCTGCGTGGTCTgcaaatataagaaaatgtttCCAAAGAAATATCACATTCCAAAATgttgctatatatatacattatacatattctaatatttttattaaacatcatATATGTGctttaacaatttttgttaacccaaataatagtaataattaaaatttacaatataatacagttacaattattaatgctGAAATGAAATGTTTAGATAGCTTGTACTACACAAAAAATACCTTATTTAGGTACATAAGTTATAGATTAATCTTCGTTATTTTGTAGGTGTTATGATTCATGTAATTCCGGAAATAAATGAAAGCTTAGTGACGCAGACTTATATCTCATGagcataaatattttgttcttctatatatatataggtggCTCTATACCTTCGCGTTGGAACCACGGGACAGTTGGGTTTCTGTGGGGGCTCTTTGATAGACCCTCGGTGGGTAATTACCGCTGCTCACTGTTGCTTCCATGACGAGGTCATTGTGGATAACGTTCAGGTAATGAAAAAGCGACGACAACTTttttgtaagtaatttttttaataggtaaatatttgtaagtgtGTAAGTTCAAAAGGTTCaagaacattatatatattatcaggTAGAATGCTAATCATCTATTTCCCTAgagaaaaataacaatgaaacAGTACGAAACTGTCTCTAAGACTCCCGcttgttttaaattgtttgcatgttttaaataataatattttttttattcaggcTATATTAGGTGCCTACTCATTATACGACAGGTATGAGAATGGGCGTCGAATTTTGAATGTCGAAGAAATCATCGTCCATCCTGACTGGGATCCCATGACCTTCACCAATGACCTCGCGTTATTGAAGCTTGCTAATGTCATCCAAATTACTGGTAAGTATGtttgccttcggtaaatttgTGATTAATTAACTACATTCAAAGACTACATTcgctccgggccaccgcttgcaaatCCCCCCCCCCCACTATCAAACGCAAATTCGGCctcacatggaatactgttctctgGGCGCGGGCTCCCCAGTactagctccttccacttgaccgtattcaacgaagagcggttcgaattgCTGATCGTCCCGACGAATTATCACTCTCCGAGCGGtttgatcctttggcgttgcgtagagatgtgtcgtcactctgcatcttctaccgcatttactatGGACATGTtttagaggagttgttcggtctaataggTAGAATACAAGAACCAATTCgaccaattcttaaaggccggcataactcgcgagccctctggcattaagtgtccatggccggcggtatcacttaacatcaggtgagcctcctgcccgtttgccccctgttctgtgaaaaaatatttcaagaaaaaagcCAGATAGTATTGCATtcaaaatatacacaataattaTACTGAAACGTCTCTTGCtgtagatattttttgttacaatagaaACAATTTTCTATGTCTAACTAACAGAAACTATTCTCTCCCGTAAAATAGATTTGAAAAGCAGCACACATACACTAGTGCACTACTTCAGTaatgtaacttaaatatttattacataattacagAATCTATCAATATAGCAAGGCTgccttatttaaatatatcagaCAACAATTTCGCTGGACAGGCCGGGACAGCATCCGGATGGGGAATTGCGGCACCACGTAAGATATAAATCCCCTTTTCATTAGATAGGTCTATAGACAGTTAAACtgcaatagaaaattatttggtACTGAACCTTTACTTAcgttttaatcaaaaatataaacaatttatgagtgACAGCTCATGATTTTtgaatcataaaattattttagttagaaaaaataacaataaaaaattctatattatcctaaagtttattttatcgGTGAATTAGCATAAAAACGAAAAGAAATACCTATTTTTGGTATAAAGTTTCTTTGATAGTTATAGTTAtagtaatatgtaatatttattttttaatttgttttcataCATATAGAATTACCGCGCGATAAGAGTTTTACGTTTACATAGTGTCGCTAGATGGCCACTACTAGTGACAAACAATGATCAagtgtaaaaaaacatttatttaaatagttacatctgcaattaaaaatataaaacacggTTTTTTCCTACATACAAACTTTTCCCAATTATTCATTTCGTCTAAAATAAGCCGTAAgcataaaatatctaaattttaTGCTTTTAAAAAACGATAATACTGGAAATGTtttgtgaatataataaaatacgaatgttatatttttatagaagtgACATTCGTATCACCAACTCTTCGACAGAAGACGATGACTGTGATTACAAACCAGCTATGCAATGCGACGATGTTTGACCAGCTCCCGGAAAACGTAGTCTGCGGTCTTAGTTCATTCTCGGGCACTTGCAAGGTAACTTTCAACTCTGAGTAAGCTTCAGGGTCTAACGCTAAATGTTTCCTgtcaaattcaataaatttttgagGTCTTGTCTGGACTTTACTCTTGTAATTGTTcaaaaacagatacagatactgatttacttttttgtaaagataataaaacataaataaatcaatggcgctacaaccttttttaggtctgggcctcagatttctgtactgtttcatgatcgtttgtgaattgaataggctagtaggtgatcagccttttgtgcctgacacacaccgtcgactttttgggtctaaggcaagccggtttcctcacgatgttttccttcaccgttagagctaatgttaaatgcgcacatagaaagtccattggtgcaaggccggggatcgaacctacgacctcagggatgagagtcgcacgctgaagccactaggccaacacttctcTTTGTAAAGATAatgcttttgttttaatatctgCATAAAATTATGCGATCTAATTGATAGTAAACTTTTTCAGGGAGACAACGGCGGACCTCTTACTGTTGTCTATCACGTTACAGAAGAAGATATATTGGTATAACCGTTTTTCTCATAGTTtcagttattataatatctaaaaAGTAAATAGAATAATACATACCAATATCATATAATTGGACATATACATGGGAATACTGAATTCCATCACATAAAtgcaattttcttaatcttattattagttagttaataatcttaatttacaaatttaccaggcgccaaccgaaatctttaattagcgcctgtgtaCTTGAACCCTATGGGCCAAGAGTCTACCCAAAGTAAAAACATTGGTTTCTTGAAAGATATGTCTTTTAGTTAATGTTATCATTCGTGAAGTAGTTTAGACTTATTGTACATTTTCAAGTACagttgtagttttttttgtaatacaatCGTCTCgtttttatgtatctgttaAGATGCATAGATCAGGGAATGAGAATATAAATTgagaaacaaaacaatagcGTTCGCTTTGAATCTGATTGGTCAAAAGCATCTAGTCACGTGACGTGATATCATTCGTTTCAATGCCTCCGACactattatattagtatattccCAGAGTGAATACTGTTTACTAACACACAGTAGCGTTAgcaagtatattatgtattctttCGTTCTACATTCTCACTACTCAGTACTTTTGATTTAactacgtgggtaacactgaaaatgtttagaacaggccagttagaaacattgctaatgaaacatttttttaatttccaattCAGACCTCTTTGGTaacttaatgtatatatatagcattaatttgtcattagtttttgtgaattggcggaaAATCTacaactcttgttacacgtgaaaatgaacctaacgcgagaaaattttcggtcaatgatttattatgactttcgttgtaggcttactcaacaacttctttacaattaatatacaattggtttaacgagtttaagtgtggacgtagcaatctcaatgatgatacGCGTAAGGGATGTcttttaacagcgactactgaaaataacatcagtgctgtgcgacacgtgatagaggaagataagagagtgacttatcagcagatacgggcaagcataggcattggtatgagtcaagtccaaaaaatattacacgaacattcaGGCGTTAGCTTTGTAACaaatggattccccatactttaaccgacgaacAGAAACATCTTTGCATGGaatggtgaatatttgactacgGTAGGTGTccagataatgagtcatccgccatacagcgccctgtgactttcatttatacccaagaactaaagttaaaattcgaggtattcgctttacgagccctgaagatgcggtgaaggcttacgaaaatgccatataagagacccctaaggaagaatgggcccactgcttttctcagtaaTTCCATCGAATGcaacgatgtgtagagaggaacagagattacttcgaaaaacaataaaagtactGGCAAcattctacattaagccgtttttcatttctaAACATTCATTTCAGTATTACCTAGGTATTATTGTTTGGCATAGAACCTatcgcaaaataaattatgatgaaTGTTATCATTACAGATTGGTGTAGCGACATTTATTGATTCAACTGGATGTAATGACAATTTACCATCGGTGTTTACAAGAGTTCAACTATTTCTTCCTTGGATTAGTAATGTTACGGGTGTCGACTTGGTTTAACTGGTATAGTCACCTTCAAAatcagttattaaaataaatttactccAATTCAACTACTTAtcttactttaattaataaaaataaaattttgtaatattgtgtacatttatttatctgaATTCATTGtcgtttttaaactttaacgaacattgtttatttttgaattctaGAGAAAGGAAATAGTtggctaaaaataaaataacacgtaatataagacatttatttctttcattCCATAGATTACAGACAACAATTGGTGTTGGCTACTAGTTCAAGTGTGCGACAAAGCTCTcctaaaaatgttaaatgaaaaagtTCACATTCTTAAAACTTACGACTTATATTATCATATTCTATACTTTGctgacatatttaaaattattaaaattaaattcataacacATTATTAGCAAAGtacagaaaaacaaaattatcactaaaAACTGTTGAGACTAGATATAAGCATTAGaacctattttttaatttttaaacagctTTCAAAACTTACAATAAAACTGGCCAAACAGGCACACAAACTTTATTATtgagattatttaaatttatacaatagcAGATAgcgtttttattgaataaaaaaataaatggctGAAATTCTATACGTAATTAGGAACAAACCGGGAGCTACAACCCCTCTATATGGGtaaggttttatttttta
The genomic region above belongs to Pieris brassicae chromosome 9, ilPieBrab1.1, whole genome shotgun sequence and contains:
- the LOC123714332 gene encoding brachyurin-like, whose translation is MSSRIIDGEQSERNSRPYQVALYLRVGTTGQLGFCGGSLIDPRWVITAAHCCFHDEVIVDNVQAILGAYSLYDRYENGRRILNVEEIIVHPDWDPMTFTNDLALLKLANVIQITESINIARLPYLNISDNNFAGQAGTASGWGIAAPQVTFVSPTLRQKTMTVITNQLCNATMFDQLPENVVCGLSSFSGTCKGDNGGPLTVVYHVTEEDILIGVATFIDSTGCNDNLPSVFTRVQLFLPWISNVTGVDLV